A single genomic interval of Malania oleifera isolate guangnan ecotype guangnan chromosome 11, ASM2987363v1, whole genome shotgun sequence harbors:
- the LOC131167733 gene encoding transcription factor ICE1-like — translation MLPRFNGVGWTEGGGEEEDAVSWTRNDAGEHKEDDEDAPGGSVAPSLFSFKSMLEADWYANDNTMNPSHHDLQTLTNPNHCEIKDPISFSSNPISAADHSLLLQPLMDSSSSCEQSYDPSLSQPSFPFKSCFPSLLNVVCSNSFENAFDLGFLAPLQGNINNQPLLNSSVLVGFSGQGQMGNPEMGSTSEFQAVGMPPFPGGVGASGLGGFAPASFEDVEGSGGSVFLNRSKVLRPLEVYPPVGAQPTLFQKRLALRQSSSSGEKLGNFGFSSPRDGEVSTRADGRWGKRDVEEEELGKKRKMNEESELMEDASYDVSGLNYDSEEFNENDNKMEEMEKNGGSNSNANSTVTCGDRKGKRKGLPAKNLMAERRRRKKLNDRLYMLRSVVPKISKMDRASILGDAIEYLKELLQRIADLNNELDLTPPGSLQPPNTGFHPLTPTPPQLPYRVKEELCPSSLPSPKNQPARVEVRVREGKSVNIHMFCARRPGLLLSTMRALDNLGLDIQQAVVSCLNGFALDVFRAEQCREGQDVLPEQIKAVLLDSVGIHGII, via the exons ATGCTGCCGAGATTCAACGGCGTTGGGTGGACggaaggaggaggagaagaagaagacgcGGTTTCTTGGACGAGAAACGACGCCGGAGAGCACAAGGAGGACGACGAAGACGCCCCCGGAGGCAGTGTTGCACCTTCACTCTTCAGTTTCAAGTCCATGCTCGAAGCAGACTGGTACGCGAACGACAATACTATGAACCCGTCTCACCATGACCTCCAAACCCTCACGAATCCCAACCACTGCGAAATCAAAGACCCAATTAGCTTCTCTTCGAACCCAATTTCTGCAGCAGACCATAGTCTGCTGCTACAGCCGTTAATGGACTCTTCTTCCTCCTGTGAACAGTCTTACGACCCGTCACTGTCGCAGCCCTCCTTTCCTTTCAAATCGTGCTTCCCCTCGCTTCTCAACGTTGTCTGCAGTAACAGTTTTGAGAATGCCTTCGATTTGGGATTTCTTGCGCCACTACAGGGTAATATTAATAATCAACCCCTTTTGAATTCCTCTGTTTTGGTTGGTTTTTCCGGACAAGGTCAGATGGGGAATCCCGAAATGGGTTCCACATCGGAGTTTCAGGCCGTCGGTATGCCGCCTTTTCCCGGCGGCGTCGGAGCATCGGGCCTTGGGGGGTTTGCTCCGGCGAGTTTTGAGGATGTGGAGGGTTCAGGGGGTTCTGTGTTTCTCAACAGGTCTAAAGTTTTGAGGCCTCTTGAGGTTTATCCTCCGGTTGGGGCACAGCCCACGCTCTTTCAAAAGCGATTGGCTCTTCGGCAGAGCTCAAGTTCTGGTGAGAAATTGGGGAATTTCGGGTTTTCGAGTCCCAGAGACGGCGAAGTTTCGACGAGGGCTGATGGTAGATGGGGAAAGAGAGATGTGGAGGAAGAAGAATTggggaagaagaggaagatgaatgAAGAAAGTGAGCTGATGGAGGATGCGAGCTATGATGTTTCGGGTTTGAATTATGATTCTGAGGAATTTAATGAGAATGATAATAAGATGGAGGAGATGGAAAAGAATGGCGGGAGCAATTCGAATGCGAATAGCACTGTTACATGCGGTGATCGGAAGGGGAAGAGAAAGGGACTTCCGGCGAAGAATCTGATGGCGGAGAGGCGGCGAAGGAAGAAATTGAATGATAGGCTCTACATGCTTCGGTCTGTTGTCCCCAAGATTAGCAAG ATGGACAGAGCTTCGATACTCGGGGATGCGATTGAATATTTGAAGGAGCTTCTTCAGAGGATCGCTGATCTCAATAACGAGCTTGATTTGACTCCGCCAGGCTCTTTGCAGCCCCCAAATACCGGTTTCCACCCTTTGACACCCACCCCTCCTCAGCTGCCGTACCGGGTTAAAGAAGAACTGTGCCCGAGTTCATTGCCAAGCCCCAAAAACCAACCTGCAAGG GTGGAGGTACGGGTAAGAGAAGGGAAATCTGTTAATATCCACATGTTTTGTGCCCGTAGACCAGGTCTGTTGCTTTCCACAATGAGGGCTCTGGATAACCTTGGGCTGGACATACAGCAAGCTGTCGTAAGTTGTTTGAATGGATTTGCTTTGGATGTATTCCGAGCAGAG CAATGCAGGGAAGGCCAGGACGTCCTCCCGGAGCAGATCAAAGCAGTACTTCTCGATTCTGTGGGCATCCACGGGATAATTTAG